The Verrucomicrobiota bacterium genome has a segment encoding these proteins:
- the accC gene encoding acetyl-CoA carboxylase biotin carboxylase subunit, protein MFKKVLVANRGEIALRVIRACKELGVKSVAVYSEADVDSMHVQLADEAICIGPGPSKDSYLKPNRIIAAAEIADADAIHPGYGFLSENPQFAAICESCKIKFIGPSAEVITRMGDKNQARATARQFGVPITPGSDGVLGEEDEALAIAKKIGFPIMIKASAGGGGRGMRPCFKESEFIDLFRAASREAAACFGNGDCYLEKLVVNPHHIEFQLIADTHGNVIQLGERDCSLQRRNQKIIEECPSPFLKPETREAMAEATVTLARNIGYENAGTIEYLVDDKGNFYFMEMNTRIQVEHPITEEVFGCDLIKEQIRIAAGERASEHVLNSQPRHHSIECRINAEDPYNNFAPSPGHIGLWYAPGGRGVRVDTHVYSGYNVPPYYDSMIAKLIVTGATREIATSRMLRALDEFYIHGIKTTIPFQAAILKTSDFEKGKYHIKWVESFLEKHLKEVEKEKAKSA, encoded by the coding sequence ATGTTCAAAAAGGTTCTCGTCGCCAATCGAGGAGAGATCGCTCTCCGCGTGATCCGGGCCTGCAAGGAATTAGGGGTCAAATCGGTGGCCGTCTATTCCGAGGCAGACGTCGATTCCATGCATGTGCAGCTGGCTGACGAAGCCATCTGCATCGGCCCCGGGCCCAGCAAGGACAGCTACTTGAAGCCCAACCGGATCATTGCCGCGGCCGAGATCGCGGACGCGGATGCCATCCACCCGGGGTATGGGTTCCTTTCGGAAAACCCGCAGTTCGCTGCCATCTGCGAGAGCTGCAAAATCAAGTTCATCGGCCCGAGTGCGGAAGTCATTACCCGCATGGGCGACAAAAACCAGGCGCGTGCCACCGCTCGTCAATTCGGCGTGCCCATCACCCCGGGCAGCGATGGCGTTCTCGGCGAGGAGGACGAGGCCTTGGCCATCGCCAAGAAAATCGGTTTCCCGATCATGATCAAGGCTTCGGCGGGCGGCGGAGGACGCGGGATGCGTCCCTGCTTCAAGGAGAGCGAGTTCATCGATCTCTTCCGGGCGGCCAGCCGAGAGGCCGCTGCTTGTTTTGGCAATGGGGACTGCTACCTCGAGAAGCTGGTGGTCAATCCCCACCACATCGAGTTCCAATTGATCGCCGATACGCATGGCAATGTCATTCAGTTAGGCGAACGCGATTGCTCTCTCCAGCGGCGGAACCAGAAAATCATCGAGGAGTGCCCCTCGCCCTTCCTCAAGCCCGAGACGCGCGAGGCCATGGCGGAGGCCACGGTCACTCTGGCCCGCAATATTGGCTATGAGAACGCGGGCACCATCGAGTATCTCGTTGATGACAAGGGCAATTTCTACTTCATGGAGATGAACACCCGCATCCAAGTGGAGCATCCCATCACCGAAGAGGTTTTCGGCTGCGATCTCATCAAGGAACAAATCCGAATCGCCGCGGGTGAGCGGGCGTCCGAGCACGTTCTCAATTCCCAACCTCGGCACCACAGCATCGAGTGCCGAATCAATGCGGAAGACCCCTACAACAATTTCGCGCCCAGCCCGGGCCACATCGGGCTCTGGTATGCGCCGGGGGGACGGGGTGTCCGGGTCGACACCCACGTTTACTCCGGCTACAACGTGCCGCCCTACTACGATTCGATGATTGCCAAGCTCATCGTGACGGGAGCGACGCGCGAGATCGCCACCTCCCGCATGTTGCGAGCGCTGGATGAATTCTACATTCACGGCATCAAGACCACCATCCCCTTTCAGGCGGCCATCCTGAAAACGTCCGATTTCGAGAAGGGGAAATACCACATCAAGTGGGTGGAGAGC
- the accB gene encoding acetyl-CoA carboxylase biotin carboxyl carrier protein, with amino-acid sequence MDQKELKKILELMKEYELTLFHLEQEGVNLKLEKGGAAPVMMAPPAPIAPVAAVAAAGPAAPAGEAAPSEPSGNDIPSPMVGTFYRSPSPDAKSFVKVGDSISEGQVICIIEAMKVMNEIKAETSGTITDILVEDATPVQYGQPLFRIS; translated from the coding sequence TTGGACCAAAAAGAACTCAAGAAGATCCTGGAGCTGATGAAGGAGTATGAGTTGACGCTCTTTCATCTCGAACAAGAGGGCGTCAATTTGAAGTTGGAAAAAGGAGGCGCGGCTCCCGTCATGATGGCCCCGCCCGCGCCGATCGCCCCCGTCGCGGCGGTGGCCGCAGCCGGCCCCGCGGCCCCTGCGGGAGAGGCAGCCCCGAGCGAACCAAGCGGCAACGACATCCCCTCTCCCATGGTGGGCACTTTCTATCGCTCGCCTTCTCCCGACGCCAAGTCTTTCGTGAAGGTCGGCGACTCCATCAGCGAGGGGCAGGTCATCTGCATCATCGAGGCCATGAAAGTCATGAATGAGATCAAGGCAGAAACCTCGGGAACCATCACCGACATCTTGGTGGAAGATGCCACGCCAGTGCAATACGGCCAGCCGCTCTTCCGCATTTCCTGA
- a CDS encoding aminotransferase class V-fold PLP-dependent enzyme, which yields MLDAILSEEGRRLEEFPVARKKIFMAHAAVTILPQRVARAMAEYAIDSAEDHQEFEGFLQTMQETRRAAAQLIGAQKEEIALLGPTSLGLNIFSQGLDWEEGDEVVCYFDDYPANVYPWMALGERGVKVRFLEPENPGEITPELVAASLTEKTKLVALASCHFSTGTLIDVDAIGQLLHARGVLFSLDAIQTVGAFPSSVEHVDFLSADAHKWMLGPMAMGIVYVAKEHFEKLRPLMLGAWNVKSPDFIAQDRIELVETAQRYESGVLNASGIVGMKAAIDLLMEVGIEVIAERLLRLKRSLLHHLEPLGFEPLGFRDGASASGITSLVHPSVDLPALFQKLAAKNVVVSQRHLRGGKAFLRFSPHFYNTEEEIARAVEVVRKSI from the coding sequence ATGTTGGATGCCATTCTCTCGGAGGAAGGACGCCGCTTGGAGGAATTTCCGGTGGCTCGAAAGAAGATTTTCATGGCCCACGCCGCCGTGACCATTCTGCCGCAGCGGGTGGCACGGGCCATGGCGGAGTATGCCATCGATTCGGCGGAGGATCACCAGGAGTTCGAGGGCTTCCTGCAGACGATGCAGGAGACCCGGCGGGCGGCGGCCCAGCTGATCGGCGCACAAAAAGAGGAAATCGCTCTTTTGGGGCCGACCTCCCTGGGACTGAACATTTTTTCTCAGGGGCTGGATTGGGAAGAGGGCGATGAGGTGGTCTGCTACTTCGATGACTACCCCGCGAACGTGTATCCCTGGATGGCCTTGGGGGAGCGAGGGGTGAAGGTTCGTTTTCTGGAGCCGGAAAATCCTGGGGAGATCACGCCGGAGTTGGTGGCGGCTTCCTTGACCGAGAAAACGAAATTGGTGGCGCTGGCTTCCTGCCATTTCTCGACTGGGACGCTCATCGACGTCGATGCCATCGGCCAGCTACTGCATGCGCGGGGGGTGCTTTTCTCGCTCGATGCCATTCAAACGGTGGGCGCCTTTCCCTCGAGTGTGGAGCACGTGGATTTTCTGAGCGCGGACGCTCACAAATGGATGCTGGGTCCGATGGCCATGGGAATCGTTTATGTGGCCAAGGAACACTTCGAAAAGCTGCGACCCCTCATGCTGGGGGCTTGGAATGTGAAGAGCCCGGATTTCATTGCGCAGGATCGGATCGAGTTGGTGGAGACGGCCCAGCGCTACGAGAGCGGGGTGCTGAATGCTTCGGGAATTGTGGGCATGAAGGCTGCGATCGACCTCCTAATGGAGGTGGGCATCGAGGTGATTGCCGAGCGACTGCTGCGGCTCAAGCGCTCGCTCTTGCACCACTTGGAACCGCTTGGGTTCGAGCCCTTGGGATTCCGCGATGGCGCGAGTGCGAGTGGGATCACCAGCCTCGTCCATCCCAGCGTCGATCTGCCGGCGCTTTTTCAGAAATTGGCGGCCAAGAACGTGGTGGTGTCCCAGCGGCACTTGCGGGGCGGGAAAGCCTTTTTGCGCTTCAGCCCCCATTTTTACAACACGGAGGAGGAGATCGCTCGGGCGGTGGAAGTGGTCCGCAAGTCGATCTGA